Proteins from a genomic interval of Triplophysa dalaica isolate WHDGS20190420 chromosome 13, ASM1584641v1, whole genome shotgun sequence:
- the kif26aa gene encoding LOW QUALITY PROTEIN: kinesin-like protein KIF26A (The sequence of the model RefSeq protein was modified relative to this genomic sequence to represent the inferred CDS: inserted 3 bases in 2 codons; substituted 1 base at 1 genomic stop codon) has protein sequence MDWRELAAQKLNLSKRKKPQPLPSSPPDPEEPFFYTDGFSAALQLSPPAVPPCLLRAGSKVKDSPGMGKVKVMVRICPAKGSRDTSESMSFLKVDAHKKQLTFCEPPASARSAAATAPKMFSFDAVFMQDASQAEVCSGTVAEVIQSVVNGADGCIFCFGQGNLGKTFTMIGRDSSTQSLGVAPCAISWLFKLIEERKEKAGTRFSVRVSAVEICGREEVLRDLLADFSAGTSQDSKGAGVSLREDPVCGSQLQNQSELRAYSAERAAFLLDTALAARSTNRSDCKEEDRRNSHMLFTLHVSQCRMEKSSKTGMSGGRSRLHLLDLGSCESDLSQTRDGGRGQCLSLGALGNVILALANGAKHVPYRDSKLTMLLMESLGNINCRTTIIAHISDSPANYAESLNTVQLASRIHRMRKKKSKYASSSSGGESSCEEGQIIRRPFHPRTIALDPDHPTLLSSDPDYSSSSEHSCDTVIYVGPGGAHISDRELSDNEGPPAFVPIIPSLNKKRVKEGPKSDGDHLKCNTFAELQERLDCIDGSESSYVCNSEGKGQQAASTSGGDKVSEGTISNRTDKSSIQKPGHMQPVTSDANKTLTQESESVVREKVHFSKETFSKSSISRPNTECVIATRTPPVGMSQQALRQEEQSLSPVLDRVHHSSRSPMEISHLRSALRNRCYDRDVLRTTVTLQQPVELNGEDELVFTVVEELPVGLVPDNGRPSSIISFNSDSSLQAMASASRPVSIISSINDEFDAYTSQMSSSQLNQATGSKSQEXYTXHTTTQSSMSSLNTLLSERGAKGLRMGQHSGSLMDLPGACPSLQRTNSSMGDSGICFSELDYDSDKLPKCPQTPDSTKASLSGTKSIRSNRPITSQSTQNPYISHCTLPRTNTQMSPSSSSYGHELQRKDSRTDEQRSHHTSGIHLTRNADVSSTSKTPKTGASGIPSRKTSGNSNSVPRAPKMHVPSTSQRVVDGCEKSSKLSKMPLFKRGATTLGMVSVPQSSSEMKLGNVASQTSGSLKFSSLGKRVNGQKGSMLPKSGSMSPPAPPVRKSSLDQRTRILLSPSALKSVGNDGIKPSSSKASVSEEDFELRGRGGSFSFKSSSLRTASSLRSHSGKGDHGRHFGSLMSLERYDSLTSIGSKPGTSRENSNVSITSTGKSGKSVSKLPTPSSVSTPTATSPPSTIGISRLGQIKASITPKANVGNGNKAKTLSNNGSKSVSSSTKFLXLPQLRIPSLPPTGKPPTRSVTGSNGKAGRGTIMGTKQAIRAANSRVTELAVGSSKKHLRGSDPADVNNDSRSSSSETAPTAPLPSPYSKITAPRRPQRYSSGHGSDNSSVLSGELPPAMGRTALFYHSGGSSGYESMIRDSETTGSASSAHDSMSESGVSTSSRTKASKSPKKRSNGLQRRRLIPAPLPDTSSLGRKVGAAGQWVDRPPLGGTMKEPFEIKVYEIDDVEHLQRRKEGIAEGLQYFNARLRMLEKRQHQIREIRAKHEKLKTELEDAKNRLMLDPNKWVGEFDVDPDLDQESQDYLEALAQATGELEFCVNLCKSRVMMETCFDIIVPTIPGQSTQQEMEV, from the exons GGCTGCCCAGAAGCTGAATCTCTCCAAACGGAAGAAGCCTCAACCTCTACCATCCTCTCCACCTGACCCAGAAGAGCCATTCTTCTATACCGATGGCTTCAGTGCTGCCCTGCAGCTTTCACCCCCAGCTGTTCCCCCATGTCTCCTCAGGGCAGGGTCAAAAGTCAAGGACAGCCCCGGGATGGGAAAG GTTAAAGTAATGGTGCGGATATGCCCTGCCAAAGGATCTCGAGACACCTCAGAATCCATGTCCTTTCTGAAGGTAGACGCCCATAAGAAGCAGCTGACCTTCTGTGAGCCGCCCGCTAGTGCACGCTCCGCTGCTGCCACCGCTCCAAAGATGTTTAGCTTTGATGCTGTCTTCATGCAGGATGCTTCACAG GCAGAGGTGTGCTCAGGGACAGTTGCAGAGGTTATCCAGTCTGTGGTCAATGGCGCAGACGGCTGCATCTTCTGCTTTGGGCAAGGCAACCTGG GCAAAACCTTTACTATGATCGGTAGAGACAGTTCTACGCAGAGCTTGGGCGTGGCCCCATGTGCCATCTCTTGGCTTTTCAAACTCATCgaggaaagaaaagagaagGCCGGTACACGATTCTCTGTCAGAGTGTCTGCTGTGGAAATCTGTGGCAGAGAGGAGGTGTTGAGGGACCTGTTGGCTGACTTCTCCGCAGGGACATCCCAGGACAGCAAGGGTGCAGGAGTTTCCCTAAGAGAGGACCCGGTCTGTGGATCCCAG CTGCAGAATCAAAGTGAATTGCGGGCGTACTCTGCAGAACGGGCGGCGTTTCTACTGGACACGGCTCTAGCAGCACGTAGCACAAACAGATCTGACTGTAAAGAAGAAGACAGGCGAAATTCTCACATGCTCTTCACCCTGCATGTTTCTCAGTGTCGGATGGAGAAAAGCAGCAAAACTGGAA TGTCTGGGGGCCGGAGTCGTCTTCACCTTCTGGACTTGGGTAGTTGTGAGTCTGATCTGAGTCAAACGCGAGATGGAGGGAGAGGCCAGTGTCTGTCATTGGGAGCCCTAGGAAATGTCATCTTAGCCTTGGCCAATGGAGCTAAACATGTGCCGTACAG AGACAGCAAGCTTACCATGCTACTGATGGAATCGCTGGGTAATATCAACTGCAGAACCACCATAATCGCCCACATCTCTGACTCGCCAGCCAATTATGCTGAATCTCTCAACACTGTGCAGCTTGCCTCCCGTATTCATCGCATGAGGAAGAAAAAATCTAAG TATGCATCCAGCTCCTCCGGAGGGGAGAGCTCCTGTGAAGAAGGACAGATCATACGAAGACCCTTCCACCCTCGGACAATAGCTCTCGACCCAGATCATCCTACGCTGTTGTCCAGTGACCCGGATTATTCATCCAGCAGCGAGCATTCATGCGATACGGTGATCTATGTGGGGCCTGGTGGGGCCCATATCTCTGACCGTGAACTAAGCGACAATGAAGGCCCCCCTGCATTTGTTCCTATCATTCCCTCTTTGAACAAGAAGCGTGTAAAAGAGGGACCCAAGTCTGATGGGGACCATCTAAAATGCAACACCTTTGCGGAGTTACAAGAACGGCTTGATTGTATTGATGGCAGTGAGAGCTCGTATGTTTGCAACAGCGAGGGTAAAGGCCAACAGGCTGCCTCCACAAGCGGGGGAGACAAAGTGTCAGAAGGGACTATATCCAACAGAACAGACAAGTCCTCTATTCAAAAACCTGGGCACATGCAACCTGTGACATCTGATGCCAACAAGACTTTAACACAAGAATCTGAATCTGTTGTAAGAGAGAAGGTTCACTTTAGTAAAGAGACTTTTTCAAAATCCTCCATTTCGAGGCCAAATACTGAATGTGTCATAGCCACACGCACACCTCCAGTGGGTATGAGCCAGCAAGCCCTAAGACAAGAAGAACAAAGTCTATCCCCAGTTCTTGACAGAGTTCATCACTCTAGTAGAAGTCCTATGGAGATAAGCCACTTACGTTCTGCTCTGAGGAACAGGTGCTATGATAGAGATGTTTTAAGGACTACGGTCACACTGCAGCAACCGGTAGAGCTTAACGGGGAGGATGAGCTGGTGTTTACTGTTGTTGAGGAGCTGCCTGTTGGTCTGGTTCCAGACAATGGGCGACCTTCAAGTATCATCAGCTTTAACAGCGACAGCTCTTTGCAGGCCATGGCTTCAGCCTCACGACCTGTTAGCATTATCAGCAGCATTAACGATGAGTTTGATGCCTATACATCTCAAATGAGCAGCTCCCAGTTGAACCAAGCTACTGGTTCAAAGTCCCAAG TTTACACCTGACACACCACTACACAATCTTCCATGAGCTCACTGAACACACTTCTTTCTGAAAGAGGAGCAAAAGGTTTGCGCATGGGACAACATAGCGGCTCTTTGATGGATTTACCTGGCGCATGTCCTTCCCTGCAAAGAACAAATAGTTCAATGGGTGACAGTGgaatttgtttttcagaacTGGACTATGATTCTGACAAATTGCCTAAGTGCCCTCAAACTCCTGACAGTACCAAAGCATCCCTTAGTGGTACAAAGTCAATAAGATCTAATCGACCCATAACTTCACAGTCTACCCAAAACCCATATATTTCTCACTGTACACTACCTAGAACGAACACACAAATGTCACCCTCTAGTAGTAGCTATGGACATGAGCTTCAACGCAAAGACAGTAGAACAGATGAACAACGAAGCCACCACACCAGTGGAATACATTTGACCAGAAATGCGGATGTTAGCTCTACTAGCAAAACACCTAAAACTGGCGCAAGTGGAATTCCATCTAGAAAGACAAGTGGGAATAGCAACAGTGTACCTCGGGCACCCAAAATGCATGTGCCGTCCACATCTCAAAGGGTTGTAGATGGGTGTGAAAAATCCAGTAAGCTGAGTAAGATGCCTCTGTTCAAACGTGGTGCCACCACTCTTGGCATGGTCTCAGTGCCTCAGAGCTCTTCTGAGATGAAACTGGGTAACGTTGCCTCACAAACAAGTGGCAGCTTGAAATTCTCATCTCTAGGAAAGAGAGTTAATGGACAGAAGGGTAGTATGCTTCCTAAATCTGGAAGCATGTCACCCCCTGCTCCACCTGTCCGAAAGTCTAGCCTGGACCAGAGAACACGTATTTTGTTGTCTCCTAGTGCCTTAAAGTCAGTGGGTAACGATGGAATAAAACCATCATCCTCCAAAGCGTCAGTTTCCGAGGAGGACTTTGAGCTTCGAGGTAGAGGGGGATCCTTTAGCTTTAAGTCATCCAGCCTGAGGACAGCTTCTAGTCTCCGATCACATAGTGGTAAAGGAGACCACGGAAGACATTTTGGTAGTCTTATGTCCCTTGAAAGGTATGACAGCTTAACCTCAATAGGTTCAAAACCAGGAACCTCAAGAGAGAACAGTAATGTCAGTATTACCAGCACTGGCAAATCTGGTAAATCCGTTTCAAAACTTCCCACTCCAAGTTCTGTATCCACGCCAACTGCCACTTCCCCTCCATCCACCATTGGAATTTCTAGACTTGGACAGATAAAAGCAAGTATAACTCCTAAGGCAAATGTTGGGAATGGGAACAAAGCAAAGACCTTGTCAAATAATGGTTCAAAGTCTGTTAGCTCCTCAACCAAGTTTCT GCTGCCTCAACTACGAATCCCCAGTCTACCTCCAACTGGAAAACCCCCAACCCGCTCAGTCACAGGCTCCAATGGTAAAGCAGGGAGGGGAACTATTATGGGCACAAAGCAAGCAATTCGTGCAGCCAACAGTCGAGTGACCGAATTAGCCGTTGGAAGCTCAAAGAAACACCTCAGGGGTTCTGACCCAGCAGATGTCAACAATGATAGTAGATCATCCTCCAGTGAGACAGCACCGACTGCTCCTCTGCCCTCGCCATACAGCAAGATCACTGCCCCTCGGCGCCCACAACGTTACAGTAGTGGTCACGGCAGTGACAACAGCAGTGTGTTAAGTGGTGAGCTACCCCCGGCCATGGGGCGCACTGCACTTTTTTATCACAGCGGAGGCAGCAGTGGCTATGAAAGCATGATCAGGGACAGTGAAACCACAGGCAGTGCATCATCTGCCCATGATTCCATGAGTGAGAGTGGAGTGTCCACGTCCAGCCGAACAAAGGCCTCAAAATCCCCCAAAAAGAGATCCAATG GGCTGCAGCGACGCCGTCTGATTCCTGCTCCCCTGCCAGACACCTCTTCCCTGGGCAGGAAGGTTGGTGCAGCGGGTCAGTGGGTGGATCGACCCCCGCTGGGGGGTACTATGAAGGAGCCCTTTGAGATCAAAGTGTATGAGATAGACGATGTGGAACACCTTCAAAGACGCAAAGAAGGGATAGCAGAG GGTCTGCAGTACTTCAACGCCCGTCTTAGGATGCTGGAGAAGAGACAGCATCAGATCAGGGAGATACGGGCCAAGCACGAGAAGCTTAAAACGGAGCTGGAGGATGCTAAGAACCGTCTCATGCTGGACCCTAACAAGTGGGTTGGAGAAT